Proteins encoded in a region of the Manduca sexta isolate Smith_Timp_Sample1 chromosome 1, JHU_Msex_v1.0, whole genome shotgun sequence genome:
- the LOC115452286 gene encoding uncharacterized protein LOC115452286, producing MADVDDLVKGMTDLTVLSFRKVDEVKRLAKHFQKIVDHPLTVCKPTVHKYLLNLNDTHKKIFLQKRECVEVEYIFTTEKKSNLQRQRFNSLPVSEVPELLKTELLACENAKQVHICTDCNVEIELNDEEPLMESLQKHFNLEIHLPKLKRESIDVAEPVILPKMSRRLSALECGETPAQIIEQIVLKPVEKLDRNFVSKLSGALMKVLPDNSEASVGAAVKLYQEAYDKLCQEISNIDFSTQASSVAPIIMSIRDNVYQNFAADANKNAENDENDQTAEKPKNQAKKYRYYGPIESLIVKLLVNHKLLSLVDDRTGKLAFFCIACEYYTLRFHYDSVLNHVFSDTHIHNLSCILQSDKHIPFSKTEASIEKIKEMNEKFLISQDIVTKQPGMTCRLCNINIESTDAMILHILDDRHLGKLSDDLYMRMKASSQDGQIPEDWGPKDLNWTKYLASVGKPVYARDHVIIENFIKPSGKIGNFCTCCEMTLKGPRQVLFNHIRQKKHLRNAAPRKLAMLFKNHCRPSEYFASFGNYYVCAICPEYVALPSFSAIVEHFESSEHITTVCKLIRSALYDVDDELLKANNIIDQLKCGFCDITFQDMTECVKHILSSVEHQNAVADAKVQENKGDIISVYMKGNYILHSEGATFTCIGCGEVFNSIRSLLMHLVYAVHYQMKPAVESVFRFYLELKHNINMLGRNKYVYYQFGKLKCGVCEQDVEAGENAKRHVLSPKHRENMGASYVNVSLDATGNE from the coding sequence atggcAGACGTAGACGACTTGGTAAAAGGCATGACGGACCTCACAGTCCTGTCTTTTAGGAAAGTTGATGAGGTGAAACGGCTGGCCAAACACTTCCAGAAGATAGTCGACCATCCCCTCACTGTATGCAAGCCGACAGTGCACAAATATTTACTCAACTTAAACGATACGCACAAGAAAATATTCCTCCAAAAACGGGAATGCGTCGAAgttgaatacatttttacaacTGAGAAGAAGAGTAATCTGCAGCGTCAGAGATTCAACAGCTTGCCGGTGAGCGAAGTACCAGAATTGCTCAAAACTGAGTTACTCGCGTGCGAGAATGCTAAACAAGTGCACATTTGCACCGACTGTAATGTTGAAATTGAGTTGAACGACGAAGAACCACTAATGGAATCGTTGCAAAAGCATTTCAATTTGGAAATCCATTTGCCTAAGTTGAAACGCGAGAGTATTGACGTTGCCGAACCTGTTATCCTACCTAAGATGTCTCGAAGACTGTCAGCATTGGAATGTGGAGAAACACCAGCACAAATCATTGAGCAGATCGTGCTTAAACCAGTGGAGAAGTTGGATAGAAATTTCGTTTCGAAACTCAGTGGTGCATTAATGAAAGTGCTTCCAGATAATTCAGAAGCTAGTGTTGGCGCTGCAGTGAAGTTATATCAAGAAGCTTACGATAAACTATGTCAGGAGATCTCGAATATTGACTTCTCGACTCAGGCGAGCTCCGTAGCGCCAATAATAATGTCTATTAGAGACAATGTTTACCAAAACTTTGCTGCTGATGCAAATAAGAACGCAGAGAATGATGAAAACGATCAAACAGCTGAAAAACCGAAGAATCAAGCGAAAAAATATCGGTACTACGGACCTATTGAGTCGCTGATAGTCAAGTTGTTGGTGAATCATAAGTTATTGTCGTTGGTCGACGATCGTACTGGGAAGTTGGCTTTTTTCTGCATCGCCTGTGAATATTATACCCTCAGATTCCACTACGACAGTGTCTTGAACCATGTCTTCAGCGATACGCATATCCACAACCTATCTTGTATCTTGCAGTCAGATAAACACATCCCGTTCTCGAAAACTGAGGCGAGCATCGAAAAAATCAAGGAGATGAATGAGAAGTTTCTTATAAGTCAAGATATAGTGACCAAGCAGCCAGGCATGACCTGTAGGCTATGTAACATTAATATAGAAAGCACTGATGCCATGATCCTACATATACTGGATGATAGGCATCTCGGTAAACTCTCTGATGATTTGTACATGCGCATGAAGGCTTCCAGTCAAGATGGCCAGATACCCGAAGACTGGGGACCTAAGGACTTAAACTGGACTAAATACCTAGCCAGTGTCGGTAAGCCTGTGTATGCACGCGACCATGTGATAATTGAGAACTTCATTAAACCTTCTGGAAAGATCGGGAACTTCTGCACGTGCTGCGAGATGACTCTTAAGGGCCCTAGGCAAGTGCTTTTCAATCATATACGCCAGAAAAAGCATCTCAGAAATGCAGCGCCTCGTAAACTTGCGATGCTGTTCAAAAACCATTGCAGACCGTCTGAATACTTTGCTTCCTTCGGCAATTACTATGTTTGCGCTATATGCCCTGAGTACGTCGCTCTGCCGTCCTTCTCGGCGATAGTAGAGCATTTTGAGAGCTCGGAACACATCACTACAGTTTGCAAATTAATCCGCTCGGCATTATACGACGTGGATGATGAACTTCTCAAGGCCAACAACATCATAGACCAACTTAAATGTGGATTCTGTGACATCACATTCCAAGACATGACAGAGTGTGTAAAACACATACTATCTTCAGTAGAGCACCAGAACGCCGTAGCCGATGCGAAAGTACAAGAGAACAAGGGTGACATAATCAGCGTGTACATGAAAGGGAACTATATATTGCACAGCGAAGGTGCAACTTTCACTTGCATCGGATGCGGAGAGGTTTTTAACTCTATAAGATCTCTCCTAATGCATTTAGTGTACGCCGTGCATTATCAAATGAAACCGGCTGTTGAGAGCGTGTTCCGCTTCTATTTGGAGTTGAAACACAACATAAACATGTTGGGAAGGAACAAATACGTTTACTATCAGTTCGGGAAGTTGAAGTGTGGTGTTTGCGAGCAGGATGTGGAGGCTGGCGAGAACGCGAAGAGGCACGTGCTGTCTCCGAAGCACAGGGAGAATATGGGGGCCAGTTATGTTAATGTTAGTTTGGATGCGACTGGTAATGAGTGA